The following are encoded together in the Labrus mixtus chromosome 2, fLabMix1.1, whole genome shotgun sequence genome:
- the LOC132988019 gene encoding cdc42-interacting protein 4 homolog isoform X1, whose product MDWGTDLWDQYDHIDKHTQSGLDLVERYIKFVKERTEIEQSYAKQLRSLSKKYAKRGSKEEQDCKFSNHASLQEILNELNDYAGQRELIAENMITGICVELTKYLQDLKQERKTHLSDAKKAQQNLESSFKQLESTKKRFAKEWAEADKATQQAEKTESDLNATRLDVEKAKQHAHSRTHTAEECRNDYAAQLQKYNKEQNFFYYTEIPQIFNMMQDMDERRIRKLAEGYGQFSEIEKKVQPIISRCLEGISAAGVKINEKQDSLLFIEQHKSGFERPGDVEFEDYSQGIKPATSDSSLNPPKVRAKLWPFSKKNKITHAEKLMPPAAEDFSHFPPEQQKKRLQAKIDDITKELQKAQDQSDALEKMKGVYEQNPQMGDPSSLEPQITETSQNIGRLRGDLTKYETWLSEAVGGEEAANTINNNTQHGVVAANPTQNIYTEFEDEFDDIESPIGQCTALYTFEGHSEGTVSITEGELLSIMEEDKGDGWMRVLRSSGEEGYIPSSYVKLGP is encoded by the exons ATGGACTGGGGAACAGACCTTTGG GACCAGTATGACCACATTGACAAGCACACGCAGTCAGGTCTCGACCTGGTGGAGCGATACATAAAGTTTGTGAAGGAACGGACAGAGATTGAACAAAGTTATGCCAAGCAACTCAG AAGTCTTTCAAAGAAGTATGCTAAACGAGGGAGCAAAGAAGAACAAGACTGCAA ATTCAGCAATCATGCATCGTTACAGGAGATCCTGAATGAGCTGAATGATTACGCCGGCCAACGGGAGCTCATTGCTGAAAACATGATAACCGGCATCTGTGTGGAACTCACCAAATACCTTCAGGATCTCAAACAGGAACGCAAAACa CACCTGTCTGATGCCAAGAAAGCCCAGCAGAATCTAGAGAGCAGCTTTAAACAACTAGAAAGT ACTAAGAAGCGCTTTGCAAAGGAGTGGGCCGAGGCCGACAAAGccacacaacaagcagagaaaacagagagcgaCCTCAATGCCACCAGACTGGATGTTGAAAAG GCCAAGCAGCATGCCCActcccgcacacacacagcggagGAGTGCAGGAACGACTACGCTGCTCAGCTCCAGAAATACAACAAGGAACAAAACTTCTTCTACTACACAGAGATACCACAGATCTtcaat ATGATGCAGGACATGGACGAGCGGAGGATTCGGAAGCTGGCAGAGGGTTACGGCCAGTTTTCAGAGATAGAGAAGAAAGTGCAGCCCATCATTTCCAGGTGTTTAGAAGGaatctctgcagcaggtgtaaaaataaatgagaaacag GACTCACTTCTGTTTATAGAGCAGCACAAGTCCGGTTTTGAGCGACCTGGAGATGTGGAGTTTGAAGACTACAGCCAAGGTATCAAACCAGCGACCTCTGACTCAAGTCTAAACCCACCCAAAGTGCGTGCCAAGCTCTGGCCTTTCAGCAAGAAGAACAAG ATAACGCATGCTGAAAAACTCATG ccaCCTGCTGCGGAAGATTTCTCTCATTTTCCTCcggagcagcagaagaagaggctgCAGGCGAAGATTGATGACATCAccaaagagctgcagaaagCGCAGGATCAAag TGATGCTCTGGAGAAGATGAAGGGTGTGTACGAGCAGAATCCACAGATGGGAGACCCCTCCAGTCTGGAGCCACAGATCACAGAAACTTCCCAGAACATCGGCCGCCTGAGGGGGGACCTCACAAAATATGAG ACGTGGCTGTCGGAAGCAGTTGGAGGAGAAGAAGCTGCCAACACCATCAACAATAACACTCAACATGG tgttgtAGCGGCTAACCCCACTCAGAACATCTACACAGAATTTGAAGACGAGTTTGACGACATAGAAAGTCCTATCGGCCAGTGCACGGCTCTGTATACATTTGAAG gcCACAGTGAGGGCACGGTTTCCATTACTGAGGGAGAGCTGTTGAGTATAATGGAAGAGGATAAAGGAGATGGGTGGATGAGAGTCCTTAGATCCAGTGGAGAAGAGGGCTATATACCTTCATCCTATGTGAAACTTGGCCCATAA
- the LOC132988019 gene encoding cdc42-interacting protein 4 homolog isoform X2 yields MDWGTDLWDQYDHIDKHTQSGLDLVERYIKFVKERTEIEQSYAKQLRSLSKKYAKRGSKEEQDCKFSNHASLQEILNELNDYAGQRELIAENMITGICVELTKYLQDLKQERKTHLSDAKKAQQNLESSFKQLESTKKRFAKEWAEADKATQQAEKTESDLNATRLDVEKAKQHAHSRTHTAEECRNDYAAQLQKYNKEQNFFYYTEIPQIFNMMQDMDERRIRKLAEGYGQFSEIEKKVQPIISRCLEGISAAGVKINEKQDSLLFIEQHKSGFERPGDVEFEDYSQGIKPATSDSSLNPPKVRAKLWPFSKKNKPPAAEDFSHFPPEQQKKRLQAKIDDITKELQKAQDQSDALEKMKGVYEQNPQMGDPSSLEPQITETSQNIGRLRGDLTKYETWLSEAVGGEEAANTINNNTQHGVVAANPTQNIYTEFEDEFDDIESPIGQCTALYTFEGHSEGTVSITEGELLSIMEEDKGDGWMRVLRSSGEEGYIPSSYVKLGP; encoded by the exons ATGGACTGGGGAACAGACCTTTGG GACCAGTATGACCACATTGACAAGCACACGCAGTCAGGTCTCGACCTGGTGGAGCGATACATAAAGTTTGTGAAGGAACGGACAGAGATTGAACAAAGTTATGCCAAGCAACTCAG AAGTCTTTCAAAGAAGTATGCTAAACGAGGGAGCAAAGAAGAACAAGACTGCAA ATTCAGCAATCATGCATCGTTACAGGAGATCCTGAATGAGCTGAATGATTACGCCGGCCAACGGGAGCTCATTGCTGAAAACATGATAACCGGCATCTGTGTGGAACTCACCAAATACCTTCAGGATCTCAAACAGGAACGCAAAACa CACCTGTCTGATGCCAAGAAAGCCCAGCAGAATCTAGAGAGCAGCTTTAAACAACTAGAAAGT ACTAAGAAGCGCTTTGCAAAGGAGTGGGCCGAGGCCGACAAAGccacacaacaagcagagaaaacagagagcgaCCTCAATGCCACCAGACTGGATGTTGAAAAG GCCAAGCAGCATGCCCActcccgcacacacacagcggagGAGTGCAGGAACGACTACGCTGCTCAGCTCCAGAAATACAACAAGGAACAAAACTTCTTCTACTACACAGAGATACCACAGATCTtcaat ATGATGCAGGACATGGACGAGCGGAGGATTCGGAAGCTGGCAGAGGGTTACGGCCAGTTTTCAGAGATAGAGAAGAAAGTGCAGCCCATCATTTCCAGGTGTTTAGAAGGaatctctgcagcaggtgtaaaaataaatgagaaacag GACTCACTTCTGTTTATAGAGCAGCACAAGTCCGGTTTTGAGCGACCTGGAGATGTGGAGTTTGAAGACTACAGCCAAGGTATCAAACCAGCGACCTCTGACTCAAGTCTAAACCCACCCAAAGTGCGTGCCAAGCTCTGGCCTTTCAGCAAGAAGAACAAG ccaCCTGCTGCGGAAGATTTCTCTCATTTTCCTCcggagcagcagaagaagaggctgCAGGCGAAGATTGATGACATCAccaaagagctgcagaaagCGCAGGATCAAag TGATGCTCTGGAGAAGATGAAGGGTGTGTACGAGCAGAATCCACAGATGGGAGACCCCTCCAGTCTGGAGCCACAGATCACAGAAACTTCCCAGAACATCGGCCGCCTGAGGGGGGACCTCACAAAATATGAG ACGTGGCTGTCGGAAGCAGTTGGAGGAGAAGAAGCTGCCAACACCATCAACAATAACACTCAACATGG tgttgtAGCGGCTAACCCCACTCAGAACATCTACACAGAATTTGAAGACGAGTTTGACGACATAGAAAGTCCTATCGGCCAGTGCACGGCTCTGTATACATTTGAAG gcCACAGTGAGGGCACGGTTTCCATTACTGAGGGAGAGCTGTTGAGTATAATGGAAGAGGATAAAGGAGATGGGTGGATGAGAGTCCTTAGATCCAGTGGAGAAGAGGGCTATATACCTTCATCCTATGTGAAACTTGGCCCATAA
- the sh2d3a gene encoding breast cancer anti-estrogen resistance protein 3 homolog isoform X2, producing the protein MFGGRKDMDSLKKELEEELKLSTEDLRSHAWYHGPLSREAAESLFERDGDFLVRDSSSAPGDYVLSCFWKNVPLHFKIIRVILRPKKGYSRELFQFEEDRFDNVPALIRFYVGDRRPISQASGAVIFHPITRTLPLRVINERHVEHKSSSSSSSSRGTGAEKRRSLSYAHTEALQIINPLLRSGSQPANLENVGRRPSLQSAQSDSNLRTGVPQKTQSDDTCPVPISPVFRTGSEPLLSPRPKHTRPLHPGGGVTLRGSDGQLHPRAPPKPLRVSAVFANAVPPPPKDPSSFYDELVIQLPESRLKGHVDRLRAEEKWQSRARLTETSFGFLEAQQKEESSELPLLPKKQNAVEDWHFEKPHVESESCFQLDQFKSLLLPENNRPLEPNVLISLKEIFNRSNADTTALHILSVDCQVARIVGVTDEQKTIMGVGSGLELVTLPHGHQLRQDLLERHHLIALGVAVDILGCTGTVSQRATVLHKVISLAKSLKDHAHDLYSFSAVMKALEMPQIIRLEMTWRALRRNHTETAVLFEKKLKPFMSLLNEGDGSAVQGPIAVPHLVPLLMAMEGEDPVENNEQGCQLLYDVLQTARSAALHAQDYQQHAHSLLTGWEPIPELLEAFRTEFGLRLFWGQSGAASDREERYQKFDNILCVLSDKLEPVEIPPHEPEPLT; encoded by the exons ATGTTCGGTGGTCGGAAAGACATGGACTCATTAaagaaggagctggaggaggaactGAAGCTCAGCACTGAGGACCTGAGGAGCCATGCATGGTACCACGGACCGCTGAGCCGAGAG GCTGCAGAGTCTCTGTTTGAGAGGGATGGAGACTTCCTGGTACGAGACTCCAGCTCTGCCCCTGGTGACTATGTTTTGAGCTGCTTTTGGAAGAATGTGCCCCTGCACTTTAAGATCATCAGAGTGATCCTTCGTCCCAAAAag GGCTACTCTCGGGAGCTGTTCCAGTTTGAGGAGGATCGCTTTGACAATGTTCCTGCTCTGATCCGATTCTATGTGGGCGATCGTAGGCCCATCTCCCAGGCCTCAGGCGCTGTGATCTTCCATCCAATCACACGGACCCTTCCTCTACGTGTCATAAACGAGCGACATGTTGAGcacaaaagcagcagcagcagtagcagcagtagAGGCACAGGGGCGGAAAAACGTCGCAGCCTCAGCtatgcacacacagaagctCTGCAGATCATCAATCCACTGCTAAG GAGTGGAAGTCAGCCTGCAAACTTGGAAAATGTTGGAAGGAGACCTTCACTACAGTCTGCACAATCTGACAGCAACCTAAGAACTG GTGTTCCACAGAAAACTCAGTCAGATGACACATGCCCCGTCCCCATTTCTCCCGTGTTTCGTACAGGCAGCGAACCACTGCTGAGCCCACGGCCAAAACACACACGGCCCTTGCATCCAg GAGGCGGTGTAACTTTGCGAGGTTCAGATGGACAGCTGCACCCCAGAGCTCCTCCTAAACCTCTCAGGGTCTCTGCTGTCTTTGCCAACGCTGTCCCTCCCCCGCCTAAAGACCCCTCCTCCTTCTACGATGAGCTGGTCATCCAG CTTCCAGAGTCCAGGCTTAAAGGACATGTGGACAGACTGCGAGCAGAGGAGAAGTGGCAGAGCCGCGCTCGCCTCACAGAGACTTCTTTTGGCTTTCTGGAGGCACAGCAGAAAGAAGAATCGTCAGAGCTGCCGTTGCTACCAAAGAAGCAGAACGCAGTTGAAGACTGGCATTTTGAAAAGCCACAT GTGGAGTCAGAGTCATGCTTCCAGTTGGATCAGTTTAAGTCGCTGCTCTTACCAGAGAACAACCGACCACTGGAGCCAAACGTCCTGATTTCACTCAAAGAAATCTTCAACCGCTCAAACGCAGATACCACTGCTCTGCACATACTCAGTGTTGACTGCCAG GTTGCACGCATAGTTGGGGTGACTGATGAACAGAAGACGATAATGGGAGTTGGATCTGGGCTGGAGCTTGTCACTTTACCACATGGACACCAATTACGACAGGATTTGTTAGAAAG GCATCATCTAATAGCTCTGGGCGTCGCAGTGGATATCTTGGGCTGCACAGGCACTGTGAGCCAGAGGGCGACTGTTTTACATAAAGTAATCTCATTGGCTAAGTCCCTGAAAGACCACGCACATGACCTCTACTCCTTCTCAGCCGTGATGAAGGCTCTCGAGATGCCTCAG ATAATCCGGCTGGAGATGACTTGGCGAGCGCTGAGGAGGAACCATACTGAGACTGCAGTTTTGTTTGAGAAGAAACTCAAACCATTCATGAGTCTGCTGAACGAGGGAGATG GCTCTGCAGTGCAGGGTCCCATAGCTGTTCCGCACCTAGTTCCTCTGCTGATGGCGATGGAAGGGGAGGACCCCGTGGAGAACAACGAGCAAGGCTGTCAACTCCTCTATGACGTCCTTCAAACAGCTCGCAGTGCCGCGCTGCATGCACAAGATTATCAGCAGCACGCACACTCTCTGCTCACAG GCTGGGAGCCAATCCCAGAGCTTTTGGAGGCTTTCCGGACAGAGTTCGGTCTGCGGCTTTTCTGGGGTCAGTCTGGAGCGGCGTCTGACAGAGAGGAGCGCTACCAGAAATTTGACAATATTCTTTGTGTCCTCTCTGACAAACTGGAACCTGTGGAGATCCCCCCACATGAGCCTGAGCCTTTAACCTGA